A genomic region of Barnesiella viscericola DSM 18177 contains the following coding sequences:
- the murD gene encoding UDP-N-acetylmuramoyl-L-alanine--D-glutamate ligase — MEKKKRIVVLGAGESGAGAAVLAQVKGFDVFVSDTSSIKDKYKEQLDRYGIAWEEGHHTPELILNADEVIKSPGIPLTAPMIVELRKRNIPVISEIEFAGRYTHARMICITGSNGKTTTTLLTYHILKSAGLKVGLAGNVGKSLALQVATCDYDYYVIELSSFQLDNMYDFKANIAVLLNITPDHLDRYDYKMENYVDAKFRIVRNQTEDDAFIYWNDDPVINEKLSKLTLKSQRYPFAETHEPGTQAYTDHGELTIDTPEETLTMKTDELSLLGRHNLYNSMAAGLSACLLNVKKEAIRKALSDFESVEHRLERVASVRGVQFINDSKATNVNSCWYALESMKTPVVLILGGKDKGNDYTEIEQLVRDKVKALVFLGVDNSKLHAFFEGKVPYITEARSMKEAVDKSYALASPGDTVLLSPCCASFDLFKSYEDRGDQFKACVRAL; from the coding sequence ATGGAAAAGAAAAAGAGAATTGTAGTATTGGGAGCCGGCGAGAGCGGTGCCGGAGCCGCCGTGCTGGCCCAAGTGAAGGGATTCGACGTGTTTGTTTCGGACACGTCGTCGATTAAGGATAAATACAAGGAGCAACTCGACCGGTATGGCATTGCCTGGGAAGAGGGGCATCACACGCCCGAACTGATTCTGAATGCCGACGAGGTAATCAAAAGTCCCGGCATACCCTTGACCGCCCCCATGATTGTGGAGTTGCGCAAGCGGAATATCCCCGTCATCTCCGAAATCGAGTTTGCCGGCCGCTATACCCATGCCCGCATGATCTGCATCACCGGCAGCAACGGCAAGACCACCACGACCCTGCTCACCTACCACATCTTGAAGAGCGCCGGGTTGAAGGTGGGGTTGGCCGGGAACGTGGGCAAGAGTCTGGCCTTGCAGGTGGCTACCTGCGACTACGACTACTACGTGATTGAGTTGAGCAGTTTCCAGCTCGACAACATGTATGACTTCAAGGCCAATATCGCCGTCCTGCTCAACATCACGCCCGACCATCTCGACCGCTACGACTACAAGATGGAGAACTACGTCGATGCCAAGTTCCGCATTGTCCGCAACCAGACTGAGGACGATGCCTTTATCTACTGGAACGACGACCCCGTCATCAACGAGAAGCTGTCGAAACTCACCCTCAAATCGCAGCGCTATCCCTTTGCCGAGACACACGAGCCCGGCACCCAGGCCTATACCGACCACGGCGAGCTGACCATCGATACTCCCGAGGAGACTCTCACGATGAAGACCGACGAACTGTCGCTGCTCGGCCGTCACAACCTCTACAACTCGATGGCGGCCGGTCTGTCGGCCTGCCTGCTGAATGTCAAGAAAGAGGCTATCCGCAAGGCATTGAGCGACTTCGAGTCGGTGGAGCATCGTCTCGAACGGGTTGCTTCGGTGCGGGGCGTGCAGTTTATCAACGATTCCAAGGCGACGAATGTCAACTCGTGCTGGTATGCCTTGGAGAGCATGAAGACCCCCGTAGTCCTCATCTTGGGCGGGAAAGACAAAGGCAACGACTATACCGAAATCGAGCAGCTGGTGCGTGACAAGGTGAAGGCCCTAGTATTCCTCGGGGTCGACAACAGCAAGTTGCACGCCTTCTTCGAGGGCAAGGTGCCCTACATCACCGAGGCCCGTTCGATGAAGGAGGCTGTCGACAAGTCGTATGCCCTCGCCTCGCCGGGCGATACGGTATTGCTGTCGCCCTGCTGTGCCAGCTTCGACCTGTTCAAGAGCTACGAAGACCGGGGCGACCAGTTCAAGGCTTGTGTAAGGGCTTTATAA
- a CDS encoding UDP-N-acetylmuramoyl-L-alanyl-D-glutamate--2,6-diaminopimelate ligase — MKKVEELLSEIVVTERKGAVVNEVSGVESDSRQVKADYLFVAVRGVSVDGHTFIPQAIAQGARVVVCEEFPSELADGVMYVKVADSSIAFGLLASAWYGNPSRELTLVGVTGTNGKTTTATLLYEMFRSFGYKAGLLSTVCNYIDTVRVPATHTTPDPLHLHRLLREMVDAGCDYAFMEVSSHSAAQHRIAGLDFNGAIFTNLTRDHIDYHKTVEAYLKAKKSFFDGLPKGAFALTNIDDKAGMVMLQNTRAEKHTYSLRTMADFKARIIESRMDGMSLEINGKEVEVRFVGRFNAYNLLAVYGATCLLGQDPDEVLRKMSLLVPVAGRFQTLHSSRGYTVIVDYAHTPDALNNVLNTIHGVLEGKGHIITVVGAGGNRDKGKRPMMAREAVNLSDRVILTSDNPRFENPNDILNDMVAGLDAEQRRKALLQVDRREAIRMATQFAQPGDVILIAGKGHEDYQEIEGVKHHFDDKEEVEKLFAEEQA, encoded by the coding sequence ATGAAGAAAGTAGAAGAGTTATTATCGGAAATTGTAGTGACAGAGCGTAAGGGCGCTGTCGTGAACGAAGTGTCGGGCGTGGAGTCGGACTCCCGTCAGGTGAAGGCCGACTATCTGTTTGTCGCCGTTCGCGGAGTCTCGGTCGACGGCCACACCTTTATACCCCAGGCTATTGCCCAGGGTGCCCGGGTGGTGGTGTGCGAAGAGTTCCCGTCCGAGTTGGCCGACGGGGTGATGTATGTGAAGGTAGCCGACAGTTCGATTGCCTTCGGGCTGCTGGCCTCGGCCTGGTATGGAAACCCCTCGCGCGAGTTGACGCTGGTGGGGGTGACCGGGACCAACGGCAAGACCACCACGGCCACGCTGCTGTATGAAATGTTCCGCTCCTTCGGATACAAGGCGGGGCTCCTCTCGACCGTGTGCAACTACATCGACACGGTGAGGGTGCCTGCTACCCACACGACCCCCGACCCGCTGCATCTGCACCGCCTGTTGCGCGAGATGGTCGATGCAGGGTGCGACTATGCCTTCATGGAGGTGAGTTCGCACTCGGCAGCCCAGCACCGCATTGCCGGGCTCGACTTCAACGGGGCTATCTTCACCAACCTCACCCGCGACCACATCGACTACCACAAGACGGTCGAGGCCTATCTGAAAGCCAAGAAGTCGTTCTTCGACGGCCTGCCCAAGGGGGCCTTTGCCTTGACCAACATCGACGATAAGGCCGGTATGGTGATGTTGCAGAATACCCGCGCCGAAAAGCACACCTATTCGTTGCGCACGATGGCCGACTTCAAGGCCCGTATCATCGAGAGCCGTATGGACGGCATGTCGCTCGAAATCAACGGCAAGGAGGTCGAGGTGCGGTTCGTGGGCCGCTTCAACGCCTACAACCTGCTGGCCGTCTATGGCGCCACCTGCCTGTTGGGACAGGACCCCGACGAGGTGCTGCGCAAGATGAGCCTGCTGGTGCCGGTAGCCGGTCGGTTCCAGACGCTGCACTCCTCGCGCGGATATACCGTGATTGTCGATTACGCTCACACCCCCGATGCGCTGAACAATGTACTCAACACGATTCACGGGGTGCTCGAAGGCAAAGGCCACATCATTACCGTGGTGGGTGCCGGCGGTAACCGCGACAAGGGCAAGCGCCCCATGATGGCCCGCGAGGCGGTGAACCTGAGCGACCGGGTGATTCTCACCTCCGACAATCCCCGCTTTGAAAATCCCAACGATATACTCAACGATATGGTGGCCGGGCTCGATGCCGAGCAGCGCCGCAAGGCCCTGTTGCAGGTCGACCGCCGCGAAGCGATTCGCATGGCCACCCAGTTTGCCCAGCCGGGCGACGTGATTCTGATTGCCGGCAAGGGGCACGAGGATTATCAGGAAATCGAAGGGGTGAAACACCACTTCGACGACAAGGAGGAGGTCGAGAAACTGTTTGCCGAAGAGCAGGCTTGA
- the mraY gene encoding phospho-N-acetylmuramoyl-pentapeptide-transferase, with product MLYYLFQYLESMFDIPGARLFSYISFRSMAAFILSLFIATIIGRRIINRLQIRQIGELVRDLGLEGQMAKKGTPTMGGIIIIIAILVPCLLVGRLGNIYMILMLVTTVWLGAIGFLDDYIKVFKKDKEGLHGRFKIVGQVGLGLIVGLTLYLSPEVVIRENVAVQAPGTTTEVVKYESENIKSTQTTIPFFKNNNLDYADLVPFLGEHAQTGGWIIFILLTIFVVTAVSNGANLTDGLDGLATGTSAIIGLTLGILAYLSGHIAYASYLNIMYIPGSEELVVFACAFMGATIGFLWYNAYPAQVFMGDTGSLTLGGIIAVFALCIHKELLIPILCAIFFVEDLSVMIQVAYFKITKRKYGEGRRVFKMTPLHHHFQKPGNAGINALIQKPLQAVPESKIVVRFWIVCLMLAAITIVTLKMR from the coding sequence ATGTTGTATTATCTGTTTCAATACCTCGAATCGATGTTCGATATACCGGGAGCGCGGTTGTTCTCCTATATCTCGTTCCGGTCGATGGCTGCCTTTATCCTGTCGCTGTTCATTGCCACCATCATCGGGCGGCGCATCATCAACCGGTTGCAGATACGGCAAATCGGCGAGCTGGTACGCGACTTGGGGCTCGAAGGGCAAATGGCCAAGAAGGGTACCCCCACGATGGGCGGTATCATCATCATCATCGCCATACTGGTACCCTGTCTGCTGGTGGGCCGGTTGGGCAATATCTACATGATATTGATGCTGGTCACGACCGTGTGGCTGGGAGCCATCGGTTTCCTCGACGACTATATCAAGGTATTTAAAAAGGATAAGGAGGGGCTGCACGGACGGTTCAAGATCGTAGGGCAGGTGGGTCTCGGTCTTATCGTGGGGCTGACGCTCTATCTGAGTCCCGAGGTGGTGATCCGCGAGAATGTGGCCGTACAGGCTCCCGGCACGACGACCGAGGTGGTCAAGTACGAGTCCGAGAATATCAAGTCGACCCAGACGACCATTCCCTTCTTCAAGAACAATAACCTCGACTATGCCGACCTGGTGCCCTTCCTGGGCGAACATGCCCAGACCGGCGGTTGGATTATCTTCATACTGCTCACGATATTTGTCGTCACGGCCGTCTCCAACGGGGCCAACCTCACCGACGGTCTCGACGGTCTGGCCACGGGAACGTCGGCCATCATAGGACTCACGTTGGGTATCCTGGCCTATCTGTCGGGTCACATCGCCTATGCCTCCTATTTAAATATTATGTACATACCGGGCAGTGAAGAGCTGGTGGTATTTGCCTGTGCCTTCATGGGGGCGACCATCGGCTTCCTGTGGTACAACGCCTACCCGGCTCAGGTGTTCATGGGCGACACGGGCAGCCTCACGTTGGGCGGTATCATCGCCGTCTTTGCGCTGTGCATACACAAGGAGCTGCTCATACCCATCTTGTGTGCCATCTTCTTTGTCGAGGACCTCTCGGTGATGATACAGGTGGCCTACTTCAAGATTACCAAGCGCAAGTATGGCGAGGGGCGACGGGTCTTCAAGATGACCCCGTTGCATCACCACTTCCAGAAACCGGGGAATGCCGGTATTAATGCTTTGATACAAAAACCGTTGCAGGCTGTGCCCGAATCCAAAATCGTCGTTCGGTTCTGGATTGTCTGCCTCATGCTGGCAGCGATAACCATAGTTACGCTCAAAATGCGATAG